The following are encoded together in the ANME-2 cluster archaeon genome:
- a CDS encoding 4Fe-4S binding protein, producing MVAKVDADECVGCGTCVDECPQEAISMNDDDIAVISDECTECGLCVNACPIGAISL from the coding sequence ATGGTTGCAAAAGTAGATGCTGACGAGTGTGTAGGTTGTGGAACCTGTGTTGATGAATGTCCCCAGGAAGCGATCTCGATGAATGATGATGATATAGCCGTTATAAGTGATGAATGCACGGAATGCGGATTGTGCGTTAATGCCTGTCCTATCGGTGCAATCTCCCTGTAA
- the smc gene encoding chromosome segregation protein SMC, translated as MHIKEIEFQNFKSFGRKVKIPFYDGFTTISGPNGSGKSNIVDGILFCLGLSSSRIMRAEKLTDLIYNGEGKKKPDFAQVTIRFDNSDRVMPVDTDEVVIARKIRQTNSGYYSYYYFNEKAATLTEIHNILAKARITPEGYNVVMQGDVANITQMTANERRKIIDEIAGVSEFDNKKERAMSELDIVKERIERVDIILAEVDAQLDKLQRERDQALKYQSLQEEKLRFEGYMLLSKFKDAQNEFDKIVQEISSRLGSEIELEALFKEKQAKMADLESALKDLNKQITSMGEDEQLAIKRQIEEIKGKIALSQNTITLTESEISDMDTQRRKGLIDIDGIKGKMSELSSKIEEENNRKLGIASEIEDQRTQLLILRSKIAEVDSRFVQTRDELSQVKNDLEEARNRKNEMMRQEDRLLDAMRRRSAELKDIEEDIEDSKRKIKSADDDREDVEQEIEALNKQMAELSGDMDDLESNRAQLRSVQKDLDDTLRGLQQEYMTAEARIRAAKEVSGYSNAVEKILKAKDMRELPGIYGTIAQLGKVDQEYAIALEVAAGGRMQSIVVDTDEDASRAISFLKRQQGGRATFLPLNKMSGASGFRDVSKMSGVIGYAIDLVDYDAKFESAFNYVFRDTIVVEDLETARRLMGGLRMVTLEGEVVEKSGAMTGGSRGRSGVSFAATEEDKITKLAEQITEYESRRSAAINKLDSVEGHIASVQTEMRELETGIAKKQMAIEEINSRGERLTALITEKEAERAEIEAGRAQLRGEMEGIEDSKQTVEQEIAKLADKAGELEEQLKGSKVPELNEQAQRIEDEIRRLENRTRDIEGNINNLETESKFATDKTEEIKVRLAELDGRKEELRKKITELRITIDELDTSLDDKIQREQELDGELAEMRKRREDLQMEFSAWQKQLEEVKVRLENSRRQMMALHATRDTLAEQIKEFRSELDERGVELTDEVPTLEEVQTRIGSIVRAMTKLEPVNMRAIDEYDEVERRSKDLKERRDTLNHELEEILERIHKYEQMKKQAFMECFNGINEHFKVIFPELSDGPGELILENEEDPFAGGLTMKVQPKDKTLQRMESRSGGEKSLISMTLLFSIQQYRPAPFYAFDEVDMNLDGANAEKMAKRIKESSKTAQFIVVSLRKPMVQAAERTIGVTMQDNDITSITGVKLN; from the coding sequence GTGCATATAAAAGAAATAGAATTCCAGAATTTCAAGTCTTTTGGAAGGAAAGTAAAGATTCCTTTCTATGATGGTTTTACTACCATCTCTGGACCTAATGGTAGCGGCAAATCCAATATTGTGGATGGCATACTCTTCTGTCTCGGTCTTTCCAGTTCAAGGATAATGCGTGCTGAAAAACTTACTGACCTCATCTATAACGGGGAAGGAAAGAAAAAACCTGATTTTGCCCAGGTCACGATACGTTTCGATAACTCAGACCGCGTAATGCCTGTGGATACTGATGAAGTTGTTATCGCACGGAAAATCCGGCAGACCAATTCAGGATATTACAGTTATTACTATTTTAATGAAAAAGCGGCAACTCTCACCGAAATCCATAACATCCTTGCCAAGGCCAGGATAACTCCCGAAGGGTATAATGTGGTGATGCAGGGTGATGTTGCCAATATCACCCAGATGACAGCCAACGAGCGGCGCAAGATCATTGATGAGATAGCAGGTGTCTCAGAGTTCGATAACAAGAAAGAACGCGCCATGAGTGAACTGGATATTGTCAAGGAGCGTATCGAACGCGTGGATATCATACTGGCAGAGGTTGATGCCCAGCTGGATAAACTGCAGCGTGAGCGGGACCAGGCATTGAAGTACCAGAGTCTGCAGGAAGAGAAACTACGGTTCGAAGGCTACATGCTGCTCTCCAAATTCAAGGATGCGCAAAATGAATTTGATAAAATAGTCCAGGAGATAAGTTCACGACTTGGGAGTGAGATCGAACTGGAAGCGCTGTTCAAGGAAAAACAGGCTAAGATGGCCGATTTGGAATCTGCGCTAAAGGACCTCAATAAGCAGATAACCAGCATGGGCGAGGACGAGCAATTAGCAATAAAGCGGCAGATAGAGGAGATAAAAGGTAAAATCGCCCTCAGCCAGAATACCATTACCCTTACCGAATCAGAGATATCTGATATGGACACCCAGCGCAGGAAGGGGCTCATCGATATTGACGGTATCAAGGGGAAAATGTCCGAACTCTCATCGAAGATCGAGGAAGAGAACAATCGCAAGCTTGGTATTGCCAGCGAGATAGAGGACCAGCGTACCCAGTTGCTGATATTGCGCAGTAAGATAGCAGAAGTGGATTCCCGTTTTGTCCAGACCAGGGATGAACTGTCACAGGTGAAAAATGACCTTGAAGAGGCCCGCAACCGCAAGAATGAAATGATGCGCCAGGAGGACCGCCTGCTGGATGCCATGCGGCGGCGCAGTGCTGAGCTCAAGGATATCGAGGAAGATATCGAAGATTCCAAACGCAAGATCAAGTCTGCCGACGATGACCGGGAGGATGTCGAGCAGGAGATAGAAGCCCTGAACAAGCAGATGGCCGAACTCTCGGGTGATATGGATGACCTTGAATCCAACCGCGCGCAGCTCAGGAGCGTACAAAAGGACCTGGATGATACCCTGAGGGGACTGCAGCAGGAGTACATGACCGCTGAAGCCAGGATACGGGCCGCAAAGGAAGTCTCAGGATACAGCAATGCAGTGGAGAAGATACTCAAGGCCAAGGATATGAGGGAGCTGCCCGGTATCTACGGTACCATCGCCCAGCTGGGTAAGGTTGACCAGGAATATGCAATTGCACTGGAAGTAGCTGCGGGCGGTCGTATGCAGAGCATTGTGGTGGATACAGATGAGGATGCATCCCGCGCCATATCGTTCCTCAAGCGCCAGCAGGGCGGCAGGGCTACATTCCTGCCGTTGAACAAGATGTCAGGTGCTTCAGGTTTTCGTGATGTATCTAAAATGTCGGGCGTAATAGGTTATGCCATTGACCTGGTAGATTATGATGCAAAGTTCGAATCCGCGTTCAACTATGTGTTCAGGGACACCATTGTGGTGGAAGACCTGGAGACTGCAAGGCGGTTGATGGGCGGGCTTCGCATGGTGACCCTGGAAGGAGAGGTCGTCGAGAAAAGCGGTGCGATGACCGGAGGTAGTCGTGGCCGTAGCGGCGTGTCCTTTGCAGCAACTGAGGAGGATAAGATCACTAAACTGGCCGAGCAGATAACTGAATACGAATCACGGCGCAGTGCTGCCATTAACAAACTGGACAGTGTAGAGGGGCATATCGCTTCGGTCCAGACAGAGATGAGGGAACTGGAAACCGGGATCGCCAAAAAGCAGATGGCCATAGAAGAGATAAACAGCCGCGGTGAGAGACTCACTGCCCTTATCACCGAGAAGGAAGCAGAGCGGGCTGAGATCGAGGCCGGCCGTGCACAACTGCGTGGTGAGATGGAAGGTATCGAGGATAGCAAGCAGACAGTTGAGCAGGAGATCGCAAAACTTGCAGATAAGGCCGGAGAGCTGGAAGAGCAGTTAAAGGGTTCAAAAGTACCTGAACTCAACGAACAGGCACAGCGGATAGAGGACGAGATACGCAGGCTGGAGAACCGTACCAGGGATATTGAGGGTAACATCAACAACCTGGAAACCGAATCCAAATTCGCGACCGATAAAACTGAAGAGATCAAAGTGCGGCTTGCTGAACTGGATGGCAGGAAAGAGGAACTGCGTAAAAAGATCACCGAGTTGCGCATTACGATAGATGAACTTGATACATCCCTCGATGACAAGATACAACGCGAGCAGGAACTGGACGGTGAACTTGCAGAGATGCGAAAACGCCGTGAAGACCTGCAAATGGAATTCAGTGCATGGCAGAAGCAGTTGGAGGAGGTCAAGGTCAGGCTGGAGAATTCCCGGCGCCAGATGATGGCGTTACATGCCACGCGTGACACTCTTGCTGAACAGATTAAGGAGTTCAGGTCTGAACTGGATGAACGAGGCGTGGAACTGACCGATGAGGTGCCCACACTGGAGGAAGTGCAGACCCGCATAGGGTCCATTGTCCGGGCCATGACCAAACTGGAGCCTGTGAATATGCGTGCCATTGACGAATATGATGAGGTTGAACGGCGCAGCAAGGATCTGAAAGAGCGCAGGGATACCCTGAACCATGAACTTGAGGAAATACTGGAACGAATCCACAAGTACGAGCAGATGAAAAAACAGGCGTTCATGGAATGTTTTAACGGTATTAACGAGCATTTCAAGGTTATATTCCCTGAACTTTCGGACGGACCAGGGGAACTGATACTGGAGAATGAAGAAGACCCCTTCGCAGGCGGTCTGACTATGAAGGTCCAGCCAAAGGACAAGACCCTGCAGCGCATGGAGTCCCGCTCGGGCGGGGAGAAGAGTCTGATATCAATGACCCTGCTGTTTTCAATCCAGCAGTACCGTCCTGCACCGTTCTACGCGTTCGATGAGGTGGATATGAACCTTGATGGCGCCAATGCGGAAAAGATGGCAAAACGGATCAAGGAGTCATCCAAAACAGCACAGTTCATTGTTGTGAGCCTGCGAAAGCCAATGGTCCAGGCTGCTGAGCGGACCATCGGGGTCACCATGCAGGACAATGATATTACCAGTATTACCGGTGTCAAACTGAATTAA
- the asd gene encoding aspartate-semialdehyde dehydrogenase: MAKIIKVGVLGATGAVGQRFVEALTDHPWFEITALAASGRSAGKKYRDAANWRLESPMPEAAADIEVVPVDVGAVDADLVFSALPSDYARTVEEDFARAGCVVASNAGAFRKEPDIPLMIPEVNPEHLGLIDVQRDNRGWDGCIVTNPNCTTIMFTVTLKPLMQFGLENLTVASMQAISGAGYEGIHGMSILENVVPYIGGEEEKVESEPLKLLGEFDGSRVVPAEFNISASCNRVPVMDGHLEALWVGMRDDPTPGQVRQAFLDFDPGLSELPTEPEHPIIVRDEPDRPQPRLDRNAGKGMSVSVGRIREGIRYMVMGHNTIRGAAGASVLNAELMYKKGYL, from the coding sequence ATGGCAAAAATTATCAAAGTAGGCGTTCTTGGCGCAACCGGTGCAGTAGGACAGCGGTTTGTTGAAGCATTAACAGACCACCCCTGGTTTGAGATAACTGCCCTTGCAGCGTCCGGGCGTTCGGCCGGGAAGAAATATCGTGATGCTGCAAACTGGAGGCTTGAATCACCTATGCCTGAAGCGGCAGCTGATATTGAAGTTGTGCCTGTTGATGTGGGTGCGGTTGATGCGGACCTTGTGTTTTCTGCCCTGCCTTCGGACTATGCAAGGACAGTGGAAGAGGATTTTGCCAGGGCAGGTTGTGTGGTTGCCAGCAATGCGGGTGCTTTTCGCAAGGAACCTGACATACCATTGATGATACCTGAGGTCAACCCGGAACACCTGGGGCTGATCGATGTACAGCGCGACAACCGCGGCTGGGATGGCTGTATCGTGACCAATCCGAACTGTACGACCATTATGTTCACTGTTACCCTGAAACCCCTCATGCAGTTCGGGCTAGAGAATCTGACGGTCGCGTCAATGCAGGCCATATCAGGCGCCGGATATGAAGGCATTCATGGCATGAGCATTCTGGAGAACGTGGTGCCATATATCGGCGGCGAGGAAGAGAAGGTGGAGAGCGAACCCCTGAAACTCCTGGGCGAGTTCGATGGCAGCAGGGTGGTCCCTGCCGAGTTCAATATCAGTGCATCGTGCAACCGTGTGCCTGTTATGGACGGGCACCTGGAGGCACTCTGGGTCGGGATGCGGGACGACCCCACACCCGGACAGGTGCGACAGGCATTCCTGGACTTTGACCCCGGTCTTTCTGAGCTGCCCACCGAGCCCGAGCATCCTATTATTGTGAGGGATGAGCCTGACCGCCCTCAGCCCAGGCTGGACAGGAATGCGGGCAAGGGTATGAGCGTGTCTGTGGGCCGGATACGCGAAGGTATTCGCTACATGGTGATGGGGCACAATACTATCAGGGGCGCAGCAGGGGCCAGTGTGCTGAATGCTGAACTGATGTATAAGAAAGGGTATCTCTGA
- a CDS encoding 4Fe-4S binding protein, translating into MAAKVDANECTGCGTCVDECPTEAISLNSDNIAEVNADECTECGMCVDACPVEAISLD; encoded by the coding sequence ATGGCAGCAAAAGTAGATGCAAATGAATGCACTGGATGTGGAACCTGCGTGGATGAATGCCCGACCGAAGCCATTTCATTAAATAGTGACAACATCGCAGAAGTCAATGCTGATGAGTGTACTGAATGCGGAATGTGCGTGGATGCGTGTCCTGTAGAAGCAATTTCACTGGATTAA
- a CDS encoding FKBP-type peptidyl-prolyl cis-trans isomerase, with amino-acid sequence MKEDKGFNNYYIALILLAAVLVVMMFLSNNAGGPVVEVGDTVTMDYTGTFLDGTIFDTSDPEIAIGAGLYEPGRPYEPLVFTVGSGRMIKGVDSGVLGMKEGERRTLTIPPEMAYGQTDPARIQVIPLSDETPIEQTFPRITEMPAFQFNMSFGTEHKVGDTIQLPGSTINLTIVKMGDTVNLSFALGVGESFSSEDLPWNETVVAVNSTHVTIRHQVKVGDVHTFQGTPWNTTVIDITGKNMTIRHNPIPDTTVQTAYGPIQVHFDETGITLDQNSMMAGKTLVFDIKIVSIEKGDAE; translated from the coding sequence ATGAAAGAAGATAAAGGATTCAATAACTATTACATTGCATTGATACTGCTGGCAGCAGTCCTTGTTGTTATGATGTTCCTGTCAAACAATGCGGGTGGGCCGGTCGTGGAAGTGGGTGATACGGTGACAATGGATTATACCGGCACGTTTTTGGACGGCACGATTTTTGACACCTCTGACCCTGAAATTGCCATCGGTGCCGGCCTCTATGAACCTGGACGCCCCTACGAGCCCCTGGTATTCACGGTCGGCAGCGGCAGGATGATAAAAGGTGTGGATAGCGGTGTATTGGGTATGAAAGAAGGTGAGCGCAGAACCCTGACAATTCCGCCAGAGATGGCATACGGCCAGACCGACCCGGCCAGGATACAGGTAATCCCGCTCAGTGATGAAACTCCGATAGAACAGACCTTCCCCCGGATCACTGAAATGCCTGCATTCCAGTTCAACATGAGTTTTGGAACAGAACATAAGGTTGGAGATACTATCCAGTTACCTGGTTCAACGATTAATCTGACCATTGTGAAAATGGGCGATACTGTTAACCTGTCCTTTGCCCTGGGTGTAGGGGAAAGTTTCTCATCCGAAGACCTGCCATGGAACGAAACCGTCGTGGCTGTCAATTCCACTCATGTAACTATCAGGCACCAGGTGAAAGTAGGCGACGTCCATACCTTCCAGGGAACCCCGTGGAATACCACGGTGATAGATATCACTGGCAAGAACATGACTATACGGCATAATCCCATCCCGGACACCACCGTCCAGACCGCATACGGGCCAATCCAGGTACATTTCGATGAAACAGGTATCACTCTGGACCAAAATTCCATGATGGCAGGAAAGACACTGGTATTCGATATCAAGATAGTGTCTATAGAAAAGGGAGATGCAGAGTAA
- the aspS gene encoding aspartate--tRNA(Asn) ligase: MEFRRTHYTSQVTREMDGQTVKLAGWVHEIRDLGGIMFLILRDREGMAQLTMFKKTINPQVLEMAKSLSRESVILVEGSVKLEAKAPGGYELVPSRINLLNPAQSPLPMDTTGKVNAELDTRLDNRFMDVRRPHVNAVFRIRHQTLSAVRNFLEQQGFLEINTPKVVATATEGGTALFPITYFDSEAFLNQSPQLFKQIMMSGGMDRVFEIGPIFRAEEHDTTRHLNEATSIDIEASFLDHEDVMQLLENLIVHVYESVAVKCATSLNILGKELVIPKAPFRRLTYDEAIDINNEHSKELLEWGDDLSTSAEKVIGSVMGEHYFIKDWPTAIKPYYTLPYEDNPKLTKAFDMMHPRMELSSGAQRIHDHDMLRQRIQDQGLNPDGFDFYLKAFKYGIPPHSGWGLGADRLVMTMLDVDNIRDVVLFPRDRKRVSP; this comes from the coding sequence ATGGAATTCAGACGAACACACTACACATCACAGGTAACCCGGGAAATGGACGGCCAGACCGTAAAACTTGCAGGCTGGGTCCACGAGATACGCGACCTGGGCGGCATCATGTTCCTTATACTAAGGGACCGCGAAGGTATGGCACAGCTGACCATGTTCAAAAAGACCATCAATCCCCAGGTACTTGAAATGGCCAAGTCCCTGAGCCGCGAATCAGTCATTCTCGTGGAAGGTTCGGTCAAACTGGAAGCCAAAGCCCCCGGAGGCTATGAACTGGTCCCCTCACGCATCAACCTGCTAAATCCTGCCCAATCCCCCCTGCCCATGGACACCACAGGCAAAGTGAACGCCGAACTCGATACCAGGCTGGACAACCGTTTCATGGACGTGCGCCGCCCTCACGTCAATGCAGTCTTCCGGATACGCCACCAGACACTCTCTGCAGTCAGGAATTTCCTGGAGCAGCAAGGCTTCCTTGAGATCAACACGCCAAAAGTGGTAGCTACTGCCACAGAAGGCGGCACAGCACTCTTCCCGATAACCTATTTCGATTCCGAAGCATTCCTGAACCAGAGTCCCCAGCTGTTCAAGCAGATAATGATGAGCGGCGGCATGGACCGGGTATTCGAGATAGGACCCATATTCAGGGCAGAGGAACACGACACCACGCGTCACCTGAACGAGGCCACCAGTATCGATATCGAGGCAAGTTTCCTTGACCACGAGGATGTAATGCAGTTACTTGAGAACCTCATTGTCCATGTCTATGAAAGCGTGGCCGTCAAGTGTGCAACCAGTCTGAATATACTTGGCAAGGAACTGGTGATCCCGAAGGCACCATTCAGGCGTCTGACCTATGATGAGGCAATTGATATCAACAACGAGCACTCAAAGGAACTGCTGGAATGGGGCGACGACCTGAGCACCAGTGCCGAGAAGGTCATCGGCTCGGTCATGGGCGAGCATTACTTTATCAAGGACTGGCCCACCGCGATAAAACCCTACTACACCCTGCCTTATGAGGATAATCCCAAACTCACCAAGGCTTTTGATATGATGCATCCCCGCATGGAACTCTCATCAGGTGCCCAGCGTATACACGACCACGACATGCTGCGCCAGCGCATACAGGACCAGGGCCTGAATCCTGACGGGTTTGATTTCTACCTGAAAGCTTTCAAATACGGCATCCCGCCACATTCTGGTTGGGGACTTGGAGCGGATCGGCTGGTCATGACCATGCTGGATGTGGATAATATCAGGGATGTTGTACTGTTCCCGAGAGACCGCAAGCGTGTATCACCTTAA
- the purH gene encoding bifunctional phosphoribosylaminoimidazolecarboxamide formyltransferase/IMP cyclohydrolase, translating to MNCGDLLVGVKRALLSVSDKTGIVDFAQALADTGVEIISTGGTARTLRDAGITVKDVSEITGFPEMMDGRVKTLHPLIHGGLLCLRDNNEHVAQAQQHDIQCIDLVAVNLYPFRETVAIKDVNLEDAIENIDIGGPTLVRASAKNYKHVAIVTDPADYRTIIAELRTGSEVSPSTREKLAVKAFRHTADYDSAIDTYLSKQLAGEDILRLKFVSGKTLRYGENWHQWAKFFSQPDVEGASLSKAVQHHGKEMSYNNYVDADNAMQTIMELRDVPAACVVKHNNPCGLATGDTLRIALSAAWDGDPISAFGSIICFNRTVDLDTATFMKGKFVELILAPGFEPDALEFLKEKSKDIRLLELPEMDEGIRVESRFTHIMGGMLQQSRDIGVFEKWDVVSEHDFPESKRGLATFSMIACKRTKSNSVIIAREYSKGRYMVLGMGAGQPNRVDSIRKLAITKVWENLGVIYENEKPGIPYDDYVNEVMSECVLSSDAFFPFDDSIIHSAENHIRYIVSPGGSIRDEEVIATANRLGVSLVFTGMRHFNH from the coding sequence AGTGTATCAGATAAGACGGGAATCGTTGATTTTGCACAAGCACTTGCCGATACAGGTGTTGAGATTATCTCCACGGGCGGTACTGCCCGCACTCTCAGGGATGCAGGCATAACGGTGAAAGATGTATCTGAGATAACCGGTTTTCCCGAAATGATGGATGGCAGGGTCAAGACACTGCACCCCTTGATACACGGTGGACTGCTGTGCCTGCGGGATAACAACGAGCATGTGGCACAGGCGCAACAACATGATATACAATGTATTGACCTGGTCGCTGTCAACCTGTATCCTTTCAGGGAAACTGTCGCGATAAAAGATGTCAACCTTGAAGATGCCATCGAGAACATAGATATCGGCGGACCTACCCTTGTACGCGCATCGGCAAAGAACTACAAGCATGTCGCAATTGTCACTGACCCGGCCGACTACCGGACCATTATTGCGGAACTCCGGACTGGTAGTGAAGTCTCACCTTCCACCAGGGAAAAACTGGCAGTCAAAGCCTTCAGGCACACTGCCGATTATGATTCCGCGATAGACACCTACCTCAGCAAACAACTGGCAGGCGAGGATATCCTGAGGCTGAAGTTCGTCTCGGGCAAAACGCTGCGGTATGGCGAGAACTGGCACCAGTGGGCCAAATTCTTTTCACAGCCGGATGTAGAGGGAGCATCGCTCTCAAAGGCCGTGCAGCATCACGGCAAGGAGATGTCCTATAACAATTATGTCGATGCCGATAATGCCATGCAGACCATAATGGAACTGCGGGATGTGCCTGCGGCCTGTGTGGTCAAACACAATAATCCCTGCGGACTGGCTACCGGAGATACGCTTCGGATTGCGCTCTCGGCGGCATGGGACGGTGACCCCATATCAGCGTTTGGCAGTATCATCTGTTTCAACAGGACCGTGGACCTGGACACTGCCACCTTCATGAAAGGAAAATTCGTCGAACTCATACTGGCGCCCGGGTTTGAACCGGACGCGCTTGAATTCTTGAAAGAGAAGAGCAAGGATATCCGCCTCCTGGAGTTACCTGAAATGGACGAAGGCATCAGGGTGGAGAGCAGGTTCACCCATATCATGGGCGGAATGCTGCAGCAGTCCAGGGACATTGGCGTGTTCGAGAAATGGGATGTTGTCAGCGAACATGATTTCCCGGAATCAAAACGCGGCCTGGCAACGTTCTCAATGATAGCCTGCAAGCGGACAAAATCCAATTCGGTCATTATTGCCCGGGAATACTCAAAGGGCAGGTACATGGTGCTGGGTATGGGTGCCGGACAGCCCAACCGCGTGGATTCCATACGCAAACTGGCGATCACCAAGGTCTGGGAAAATCTTGGAGTGATATATGAGAACGAAAAACCTGGTATTCCATATGACGATTACGTAAATGAGGTTATGTCTGAATGCGTACTCTCATCAGATGCGTTCTTCCCCTTTGATGACAGCATCATCCATTCGGCAGAGAATCACATCCGGTATATTGTTTCACCAGGCGGAAGCATACGGGATGAAGAGGTCATTGCTACTGCAAACAGGCTTGGAGTATCGCTGGTGTTCACAGGGATGCGCCATTTCAATCATTAA
- a CDS encoding Fic family protein — translation MDNRAGIYEMLPAGYRAFIPKSLPPDPPLEYDDELHSLLSKADRNLARLDGITTVLPNPDLFIAMYVKKEALLSSQIEGTQASLEGVLEFEADLLPKDDIQDIKEVVNYVKALNYGIKKLDDHPVSLDLIKDIHKILLEGARGANLDPGEFRAFQNYIGTPGASVHDARFVPPPPDMVQHAMEELERFFHMKDNIPPLVKIALIHAQFETIHPFLDGNGRIGRLLISFYLVWREILSKPLLYLSFYLKNNRNEYYDLLMNVRTEGAWEDWIKFFLKGVSETSQEAANTAREIIKLKEDLILKLYENSISSIYAVKMLDFLFDRPLVSSSDIVETLNISTVSVNELVKKFEKLGILREITGKKRYKKYFFANYVDIISRGTQNI, via the coding sequence ATGGACAACAGAGCCGGAATATATGAAATGCTTCCCGCAGGCTATCGAGCCTTCATCCCAAAAAGCCTGCCGCCTGACCCTCCCTTAGAATATGATGACGAGCTTCATTCGCTGCTGTCAAAGGCGGACCGGAACCTTGCACGTCTGGACGGTATAACCACGGTATTGCCAAATCCTGACCTCTTCATTGCCATGTATGTGAAAAAAGAGGCCCTTTTGAGCTCACAGATAGAAGGAACCCAGGCATCCCTGGAAGGAGTCCTGGAATTTGAAGCCGACCTTTTGCCAAAAGACGATATACAGGATATCAAGGAAGTAGTGAATTACGTTAAAGCGCTGAATTACGGTATAAAGAAACTTGACGATCATCCCGTATCCCTGGACCTTATAAAAGATATCCATAAAATACTGCTTGAGGGTGCCAGAGGTGCTAACCTCGACCCCGGTGAGTTTCGGGCCTTCCAGAACTATATCGGCACACCAGGGGCTTCGGTACATGACGCACGATTTGTCCCGCCGCCTCCGGATATGGTCCAGCATGCAATGGAAGAACTTGAACGGTTCTTCCACATGAAAGATAACATCCCGCCCCTCGTCAAGATCGCATTGATACATGCCCAGTTCGAGACGATCCACCCGTTCCTGGATGGTAACGGAAGGATAGGAAGACTCCTTATCTCGTTCTACCTTGTCTGGAGAGAGATACTGTCAAAACCCCTGCTGTACCTGAGCTTCTACCTGAAGAACAACAGGAATGAATATTACGACCTGCTGATGAACGTGCGCACAGAAGGGGCATGGGAAGACTGGATAAAGTTCTTTTTGAAAGGTGTCAGCGAAACATCACAGGAGGCTGCAAATACTGCAAGGGAGATCATCAAATTAAAGGAAGACCTGATATTGAAACTGTATGAAAATTCCATATCAAGTATTTATGCTGTGAAAATGCTGGACTTCCTGTTCGACAGGCCACTCGTCAGCAGTAGTGATATCGTTGAGACCTTGAACATCTCCACAGTATCGGTAAATGAACTGGTGAAGAAATTTGAAAAACTCGGCATTTTACGGGAAATAACAGGAAAGAAGAGATATAAAAAGTATTTTTTTGCCAACTATGTAGATATTATCAGCCGGGGCACACAGAATATTTGA